GCATTATACACCAGCAAGCCATTGGCGGGAATCGTCAAAGCTAATCGTCGAAACGCCAATTCGATTTCCTCAATCGATGAAAAAATATCAGCGTGATCAAATTCCAAATTCAACATTGCCACTACGTGAGGCACGTAATGTAAGAACTTTGACCGTTTATCGAAATACGCCGTGTCGTACTCATCCCCTTCGATGACAAAGTACTCGCTATCGGTTAACCGTGCTCCGGAGGTAAAATTCTTCGGCACGCCCCCAATTAAAAATCCCGGATTAGCTCCTACAGAATCGAGCAGATGCGCTACCAGACTCGTGGTCGATGTCTTACCATGAGTACCCGCAATTACAATCGGTTTTCGCGGCAGTAGAATCTCCCACCGCAATAATTCCGGCACTGAGCAATACTTCATCCTTCGTTCGAGCATCGCTTCTAATTCAGGATTCCCCCGCGAAATGGCATTCCCGACCACAACAATCGTTGCGGGGTCAATGGGTAAATTTTCCGGACGATAGGGCGATTGTACCGCAATATTGTTTTCTGCAAGAACGGTCGACATCGGCGGGTATATCGCATCGTCGGAGCCGCTGACGATGTCACCTCGCGATTTGAGCAGCAGAGCCACACCTGCCATCGCAGTGCCGGCAATGCCAAGAAAATGATATTTTTTCACAGTGGTGGTGGTTATCACGAAACGGGAACTCCATTTCGTTCGGGTTGGATATCGGGTTGTACTATTGCTTCTTTTAATCGTTCTTGAACGACATCGAAGTACTCGCCGTTCATCTCCATTCCGTAGAAATAGTGCCCCAGCGATGTTGCTGCAACACCGGTCGTACCGCTTCCCATGAACGGATCGAGTACGATTTCCGGCTCGTGTTCGTATTCGCCGAACTTTCTCGGATAGGTAGACTTATCGATCAAGATTTTTAAAAGATCTACTGGTTTCTCGGTCGGATGTTTTAGACGAATCGATGCAATGCGCGGTACCTCAATTACATTCGAGATGCGCGGTTCCATCAAATTCTTGCGACCCTTCGATGCGAATATTATCCATTCATCCTGAGGGGCGTAATCGCCGCGTAAATCGCCGCTGCCGTGATTATCCTTCACCCATATCAGCGTACGTTTCATGGTAAAGCCGGCTTCTTTCAGATTGCTAAAAAAATCTGGATAGGTATCCCAGCGACAAAAACAATAAATATGCGTTTTCGGTTTTAACACCCGGAACATTTGTTTACAGAATTCGGGAATCCAATCGATACAATCGTCGAGGGCAATATTGGCAAACTTTGGCATCGCAACCCGGCGATTCGAGCGATAGCTAATCGCGTACGGTGGATCGGTTACCACGAGATCGACCGATTCATTATCAATCTGTTGTAGTAGAATGCGGTTATCGCCAAGCCAAAGCCGGCTCCCTGCCACTGCTTCAGCGATGTGATCAACGCTTACGTTTTTGGGGATGTTCGGTACGCGCGCCATCGATTGATTGTGTCGATTCCTTGTAATGAGTTTTGGAGAAAGTCTTCGGAGATTTCGTTCGCGATTTTCGCGAATGCGCGATACGGTGTTTGAAACTCAGGATCGTTCAGAAATTCCCCGCGTTCCTTACCCGTTAAGAGCACACCCGCGCCGCCGCCCAGCAAATACAATAAGGGCATCTCACTACTTGCCCCGAGGATTTCTCCCGCTGTAAATGCTTCCGGTGACGATCCGAATTTCTGTTTTGCAAGACCCGGCGTAACAATACGAAGTCCAACATCCGAGTCGCTACACCAGCCGTATTCGATAACAATTGTCGACGATGGAGCCGAAAATTGGAAAGGCGCATCGGCGAGTACGATGTCAAAACTCTCGCGTATAGTGTACGACTCCGCAGACTCTCTTGTCAACTGCAAAACCGTTGGGTGCAATTCTCCCGGCGTTCGCAGCTGGATTTCATCAGGGAGATCCGAACCTCGAGAGCATTCAAAACAATCGTCTTCGCTGGCAAATTCCCGCAATGCCTCATGCAAAGGAACCGATTTCCGTAACTGAGAGTGTTGAAGATTGATGCGTTCACTCGGGTGGGGAAAGTGCGACAGTTGCCCCTCAATCGTGAAAAATGGCTTTCCGAGAATCAGCCGTTTCATTCGCTCTGCTCAATGGTATCAGGGGAGACAATCGCAAATCGCTTGGTAAAACGCTCATCGATAAGTTTCCTACCGACGACTTGTGCGTCGCGTTTCGTGGAATAACGCCCAACCCGTAGTTTAATCTTCCCGTCCCGTTTCAATTCGCGGTAGAGATAAGCCTCATAGCCGGAGTTGCGTAACCCTTCGAGGTCGCGATTCGCTTCTTTCAATGTTTCGCGGTCACCTAAATCGATAGTATAGATTGCCGTACTATTCGCGCCCGGTTCGCTTAGTTGTGCTTCCGGAGCCAACGCGGGAACACTCGAAGGCAAAGTCAGATAGCGGTACAAGCCCGCCCCACCAACAATTAAAAGACCTACAACCCCCAACGTAACAATCCCAATGAGAATCGGCTTTGCTATCACCCAAATCGAGTCGAACTCCACGGGACGCTTCGGCGGTTTGGTTGGAAATGCAGACTTGGGCGTAATCGGCGGCACATACGGTTGTGGTTGCTCAGCCTTTGTTTCGCTGCGCCACATCGGCTGGGGAGCCATCGGAGCCGGTATTTTCGGAGTAAGTGGTCGTGCCGGAGGAATCGCTGGAATCCATGGTTTCGATTCTATCTCCGGTTCTGGTTTCTGAGAGGAAGAAGGAGCTTTCGGAGTATACTCGACAACCGGCTCCTCCAACATACCTGTTACTACTTCAGTTGCCGGTTCCGTTGGCACTGCGAAGTCGAGCGATTCTAATGCGGAAACTTGCTCCTCGGCACTTTGTAGAACATCCGCTTCACTAACTTGCGGTATTGGCTGGAACATCTTTTCGAGTAAGGGCAGGATTGCTTCATACCAAGTAGTGAGCTGTTCTGGTGTTGGCAAAGCTCGAACGACGAACGGTTCGGGAGTAGGAATTACCTCTAATACTGGGAGACTCTCCTGTACTGGAGCTTTGGGAGTAGATGGCGGCTCCGCCTTCTGCTTGCGGGTTACCACCTGCTGCCACTTATCGAATCGCAGATGCGCCGGTAACTCGATTTCTACTGCCGGTTCTTCGACCACTGGCTTTGTATCGGGAACAACTGGTACAATCGGTTTCGGCTCAACTTTTTCTGCTTCAAAGGTAACCGAAGTCCGAATCTGATAGGCTGGCGACGGTGAAAATGCTGGAGCAATCTTCGGTGGTATCGGTGTCGCCGGTTGCTCTACAACTGGTACTTCCACAGCGCGTGCTGGTTCAACCAAAACTGGTAACGGTTTGATTTCTGGAGTTACTTCAATTACTTCCGGCGTCTCTTCTGCTACGTACTCAGAACCTGTGACCAGTGCTTGCCATTGTGCATAGTACACATCTTTCGGATCCCTACTCCGAATTGTTGCAGCATCTTGCCATACCGCCCAGAACAGATTTCGTTCCTTCTGATTCCAACCATCCCACGTGCAGAGTGTCCAATATCGCCGCAACCGCGTTTGCTTGGGAGCTGCCATTTTCAACAATCGCTGGAGTCGCCAACGGGCAACCTTTGCGAGAAGCGAAAAGAAATACAGACCACCAAGGATACACGTTACAATGATAAGTGATCCTTCATACCGCGAATCGAAACCGCCTAAAATCGTACTCATCGCTTGAAATGAGAGTAAAAATCCGACGACCCATCCGACGAGAAACCGGATTACCCATAACTCAAACGATGTGTAAGGGCGTCTGCTCATGGTTGCATCACCGGAACTGGGGTTTCAGGTACAACTACAGTTATTGAATCAGACTCTCCGCCACCACCATGTACTTTTCGCAGGGAAAATCCGCTAACATCGTCAAATTGTCCAGGGGTGCGGTCTTGATAGGCTGCTTTCAATACATCCGCAAACACTGGTCCACAGATGTCGCCGCCAGTCCACCCTTTGCGATTTTTCCCAATAAGTTGCCGGTTATCG
The sequence above is a segment of the bacterium genome. Coding sequences within it:
- a CDS encoding Mur ligase domain-containing protein, with protein sequence MITTTTVKKYHFLGIAGTAMAGVALLLKSRGDIVSGSDDAIYPPMSTVLAENNIAVQSPYRPENLPIDPATIVVVGNAISRGNPELEAMLERRMKYCSVPELLRWEILLPRKPIVIAGTHGKTSTTSLVAHLLDSVGANPGFLIGGVPKNFTSGARLTDSEYFVIEGDEYDTAYFDKRSKFLHYVPHVVAMLNLEFDHADIFSSIEEIELAFRRLALTIPANGLLVYNA
- a CDS encoding site-specific DNA-methyltransferase, with the translated sequence MARVPNIPKNVSVDHIAEAVAGSRLWLGDNRILLQQIDNESVDLVVTDPPYAISYRSNRRVAMPKFANIALDDCIDWIPEFCKQMFRVLKPKTHIYCFCRWDTYPDFFSNLKEAGFTMKRTLIWVKDNHGSGDLRGDYAPQDEWIIFASKGRKNLMEPRISNVIEVPRIASIRLKHPTEKPVDLLKILIDKSTYPRKFGEYEHEPEIVLDPFMGSGTTGVAATSLGHYFYGMEMNGEYFDVVQERLKEAIVQPDIQPERNGVPVS